In the Chaetodon trifascialis isolate fChaTrf1 chromosome 15, fChaTrf1.hap1, whole genome shotgun sequence genome, CAGCAAGACTTCTTCTACCAGAGAGCCAAGCTGGCCGACAACCTCCTGAGGGAGCTCCACGATGGCCCCCAGCTGCTCAAACTTCACCAgtttcccctcatttcctccACTTTGGCAAGGTTTGTGCAGTAGCTGAGTATCTCAGTAGTGGATACACCTAATTGGcaatgtgttttcagagctgGTGTGCCCTGGTCCGAATTAGTATATGAGTTGGTAAAGCTGACTCATTGTGTTTCTTCAAGTCCACCAAAATGCATCACTGAAAGTCTTGTGAAAATGTCCTGTGAGCTCATCAGATTCTGGATGGTTAGACGTGTTTGTGATCCTGTCTGAAGGTCCTGTCTCACCAAATATCAAGAAGGCTGTGTACTTCATCATTAGGCCAGATCAGACCTTGATTCATTCTCTAGCTAGCTGGTAGTAACTGTTGATTTCACTCTCTGGTATCCCAGATTCAGAGTCTGAATCAAGTGAAATAAACCATGCAGGTCTGAAAAGGCTTTAGACACCAGTGGAGTCATGGGGTCAAGGAGCTGATTCTGATCCAGATCCTGATTCTCTTTCAGGCTGAGTGATGATaaagagccacagagagagagtcccagcacagagctgcagaaggaAGCTCAGCAGGCCACAGAAAGCAACGGCGAGCTCTTGGTGACCCTTGATGCACGTGGTTACGCCCCAAGTGACATCACAGTCAAACTGGAGGGGCGGAGCCTGGCAGTGGTGGCCATGAAGCAGGCCGGAGCAGAAGAGAGCCagtcctgttcctcctcctcctcctgcgcctccttctgctcctcagcCTCATCTCAGATGGGATTCGCCCGGAAGATcaacctgcctgctcaccttGATCTGGCCGGCCTTTCCTGTTCCCTGATGGATGATGGACAGCTGCGTATCCATGCCCCCGTGGCCaagcagccaatcagtgaggaGCGCCAGGTGCCCATTCGCTTCAGGACATCGCTGGAATTTCCCATTTCCAAGGACAAGGACGAGGAGGAACACACAGACTAATGCACACACTCCACACATACtatctgaatgaaaacacatttttttaattacataGAATTATATATGTTTTTACCccccacaccacacacacacacacacacacatacatacacacacttccagtAAAAGACTGTCTATAATGTGTTAAGTTTACCATTACAAAATGAAgagaatatttattttataattaATTGCAATTTGTATAAACTGTTGAAATAAAGTGTTtgattttcagaaaatgtacaTTCTGTTCATACAGCGGCGTCAGCACGGTGCAGGGATTTATTAAATAAAGAGATGAATGCCTTTGTTATGGACTATTGTGACCACATGATGGTGCCAGAAACCAGCTTAGAGAGAGGATGGATCAgcgggtgagagagagagagagagagagagagagagagagagagagatagagagagagagagagagagagagagagggaggaaaagaagtAGAAGAGTTCTAAATGCTGGCATTACGTTTAACTCCCCTCAGGTGACAAAATTAGTAACTTTAAAAGGTTCCAGTGACATTTGGTTTCCTGGCAACAAGTTATTTTGTTGGAACAGGTGGCACACCGAAGCAGCAGTTTAATGTTTTATGAGTACTCCATCCCTGAGGGTGccatgacagaggagagaggaagtaaaggcatgaggaggaaagaagCCAAAGAATGgcaggagaagagaagagaagagaagagaagagaagagaagagaagagaagagaagagaagagaagagaagagaagagaagagaagagaagagaagagaagagtcAGAAACCTATAGACAATTTTTAAAAGATTATTTCAGGAATAAAAAAGTTCTTACGTATCTCTATCAGTATCTAGCCATGCAAATATTTGTGATTTTATCTGCTTGATAGATGTAGTCGTCCCCATGAA is a window encoding:
- the hspb9 gene encoding heat shock protein beta-9; this translates as MMAQHVALTSLFGDDPFFSQERLLWPLRHEALSSLQQDFFYQRAKLADNLLRELHDGPQLLKLHQFPLISSTLARLSDDKEPQRESPSTELQKEAQQATESNGELLVTLDARGYAPSDITVKLEGRSLAVVAMKQAGAEESQSCSSSSSCASFCSSASSQMGFARKINLPAHLDLAGLSCSLMDDGQLRIHAPVAKQPISEERQVPIRFRTSLEFPISKDKDEEEHTD